In the genome of Shewanella denitrificans OS217, the window TATGATGCTTTCCGGTATCGCAGTGCTGTTTGTCGATCAAGATAACTCACACTAAAAACTGAAGTAAAACAATTATATAAATATAAATAAATTAGAATGAAACATTTAGAATAAAAATAGTTCACAAAATTTGGGGAATGTCATGACAGGGTTAACCATTACCACTAAAAAAAGCCAACTTTCAGTACTCGTTGCCAGCGCACTATTAAGCACGAGTATCGCCTTAAGCGGTTGTACGCCGGATGCACCTTCAGCCTTAAGTGAAAACTCAGCCTTAAGTGAAAATTCAGTCTTAAGTGAAACTTGGGCCCCAGGTGCGCCAGGCGCAGAACCCACCTGGGCCTTTGCGGGTAAAACCGGCATTGGCACGGCCTATGAGCCCTATGTAGACGGCAAGTACCAAGCACAAGCAGCAAATCCTGTCAGTAAAGTCTGGTTCTCTGTGGCCCAAGGCATTTTAACCGAAACCATGTATGGCCTTATTCATAATGCCCAGTTAAAAGAACTGCAGTTTGTGATGACAGGCAAAGGCTTTATCGATACCGAAAAAGACCACACCACAAGCAGCATTGAATATTTACACCAAGATGACCAAGGCCGGCCGCAATCCCTTGCCTATAAAATAACCAATAAAGATATCGAAGGTAAATATCAGATAGAAAAGCACATTTTCACTAATCCTGATAACGACAGCCTAATGATGAAGGTGATATTTACCGCCTTCGAAGCGGGCATTACCCCTCACCTTTATGTGAACCCCCATATCGACAACAGCGGCGCCAATGACAGCGCGACAATAGAAGATGGTGCACTAATCGCCCAAACCCTAGCCGCAGACTCAACTGTGATGACAGTGAAAACCAGCACTGAATTTGTCAGCGCAAGCGCAGGCTTTGTTGGGGTATCCGATGGCTTATCGGATTTAATGGATAACGGTAAGCTCGACTGGCGCTACACCAATACCGGCAAACAAGCGGGCAACGTAGCGCTAACGGCTCAGTATCCTGAGCTCACAATGAATACCCCGCTGGAATTTGATCTTGTCATAGGTTTTGCAGCCGATAAAGCCTCAAGCCTTGCCACGGCAAACGCCAGTTTAGCCCAAGGATCGGACGCTGTGCTTAGCGCCTATTTAGGTAATGACAGTCACCTTGGCTGGAAAGATTATTTAGCTAGCCTTAGCCCCCTTGATGCCATGAGTCGCAGCACCACAGATAATGGCAAACTCTTGTACGCCAGCGCATTAGTGCTTAAGGCCCAAGAAGATAAGACCCATGCGGGCGCACTTATCGCCTCGCTCTCAAATCCTTGGGGTGACAGTGTTTCGGCTAAGGTTGGCAGCACAGGTTACAAGGCCGTGTGGCCGCGAGACTTTTATCAATGCGCCATGGCCTTCTTAGCCATGGGTGACACCCAAACGCCGAAGGTGGCGTTCGAATACCTTAAAAAAGTGCAAGTGACCAAAGACACAAAAGGTTATAGCGGCACGCCTGGATGGTTTTTACAAAAGACCCATGTGGACGGTGAAATTGAATGGGTAGGTGTGCAGTTAGATCAAACCGCCATGCCCATCATGCTCGGCTGGAAACTCTGGCAGGCTGGGGTATTCACCGACGCCGAAATAAGCCATTGGTATCACAGCATGTTAAAACCTGCGGCAGATTTTTTGGTTAATGGCGGCAAGGTGAAGCTCGACTGGAATGACACTCACATCACCACCCCCAGCACTCAGCAAGAACGCTGGGAGGAGCAGCTTGGCTTCTCGCCATCAACCACAGCGGCGGTGATTGCAGGCTTAGTGGCGGCAAGCGATATTGGCGCCCTCGCCAAAGATGAACAGGCACAGCAATACCTTGAATTTGCTAAAAAGCTTGAAGCGAAACTTGAAACTCAGATGGTGACCCAAAATGGTTTATTGGGGCAAGAGTCTGAGATTGATGCAAACACTGAAAAAAATCACTCTGAAATAGACAAACCCGCACCTTATTATGTGCGCATCAGTCCCCAAGGTGACCCGAATACGGCAATAAAACTCTTAGATAACAATGGCAAACCAGGCTTAGATCAAAGACTAATTTTAGATGCGGGCTTCTTAGAATTAGTCCGCTATGGCGTGCGTGATGCAAAGGACCCCATCATAGCCAATAGCCTTGCCTTAGTGGATCTTGAGCTTGAAGATAACTTAAGGCTTAAATATTTGTTCAGCGCCAAAGATGGCAGCACAGTGCCAGGCTATCGCCGCTATGGCAATGATGGTTATGGTGAGGACACCCAAACCGGCCTAAGTTACGCAGAAAACGGCAATACCGCAGATCAGCGCGGCAGAGTCTGGCCATTTTTCACTGGCGAGCGCGGTCATTACGAGCTGGCATTAGCGTTATCGGGCACCTTAGTTGATGGCAAACTGGATGCTCAGCGTAAACAGGCTTTGATTAACACTTATGTTCAAGGCATGGAAACCTTCGCCAATGAGGGCTTGATGCTACCCGAGCAAGTGTGGGATGGCGTGGGCAATAGCACACGTTATGGTTATCGTTTGGGTCAAGGCACTAACTCGGCAACCCCCCTTGCCTGGACTCACGCCGAATACGTGAAATTAGTGCGTTCGATGACAGATGAAGCCTTGTGGGATCATTATCCAAAAGTCAGCGCGACCTTTAGTAAATAAACCCAACGCCTTCACTCGCATCGAAGACTAAGAGTGAGAGCCAGAGTCAGGGCCTGCTGTAGTTATCGCCGCCAACATTCGAACTCAGAGGTTGGCGGCTTTATCTTATCAATGAATTCGGGTAGAGTGCGCTCTAGAAATATATGACTCATTTAAGACAAGAAGTAGAGGTAAAGCTATGTTTGTGATCCGTTGGATTTTAGGTCGAATCATTTTGTTATTAAATGCGGTTTTTGCCCCCAAGCCATTGACTCGCACTGCAGAGGCACAGGCTCACGTTGCCCAGAAAAGCCAAGCCCTGTCTTTGTATCAATATCCAGCCTGCCCATTTTGCGTTAAAGTGCGCCGCACTATGAGACGCCAGAATTTACCTATCCAAACTGTGAATGCTAAGCAAGATGAGCATAAGCAAGTGCTGGTTAATCATGGTGGTAAGCTGCAAGTTCCTTGTCTTCGAATTGAAAAAGACGGCCAAGTGCAGTGGCTCTATGAATCATCGACCATCATCAACTACCTGAATGATGAATTTGCTTAATAGGGCAGACGTCATAAACAACGCCGCGATTACGCGGCGTTTTTTTATTAAGGATAACTAACAGGCTATTGATTCATCTTGTTCAGCAGTGCCATCAAGTTTTGCTGCTCTATTGGACTCAATTGACTGAGGTACAATTCATCCACCCGCTCAGCTTCCAGGGTGAGATCGCTTTCTAGGGCTTTACCGGGATCGGTGAGGAATATTTGAAAGGCGCGGCGGTTATCTTCTTCCTGATGGCGGGTAATAAACCCCAGCACTTGCAGCTGATCCAAAAGCCTTGTCATAGTGTAATTGGCCACATCACAACGTTTTGACAGCTCAGTCTGACTCAAGCCCTCTTCTTGCCACAGGGCAAACAACACAGGCCACAACTTAGTATCCAGCTGATAGCGCTTTAAGCGGCTATCGAGCTCGTTTTGCAGCCCATGGTTAAGGTGAGTAATAAGGTAAGTCAAACTTTCGCTACGTTTCAAAATCACCTCCAAATCTAAACCCTGTGAGTTCCATTCTGCACACTAACTGCCCATTAAGCCAGTATCTTGACTTGCATTAACAATAAACTCATTGATATAGCGATAATAGCAGGCGCGGCCTAGGCGCGCCGTTAAACCTCGCGCTAAGGGTAAATGAATGCCGTCATGCTTGATGTCAATATCGCGAATCAGCACTGAGTACTCGATGCCTATACTGCTGATAAATTTGAGTTTATCACCTTCAATCACTTCATAGTCGACCATAACCAAAGGCGATGCGACTAGCTGTACCCGTAACTTCTCAACCGGGGTTATCAGGTAGTGCTGCCCCTCTATGCAATATAAAATACTGGCAAACAGCTTGGCAAATTTAGCCGGCAAGGGGCTGGATAAATAGTGCCAGTTTCCCTCGCCGTCTATGTCAAACAAGGGCGCCTGACTAAGGTCATCACACAGGGGAACATGTTCCGGTAAAAACTGCCTCAATGCTCGCTCGCCGGACTCTGACGTCTGTGCTTGCAACTTGGCTTGCTCAGGCGTCTCTTGCTTAAGCTTGGGTTTATCCTGTTTTACCGGCTTAGGCTCTGTCACGCTTGAGCCTGATTAACCAGTTCAAGTAAGGCCTCAACCGGATGCTTAGGCGCAAACTCGGCAAAGCGTTTCACTTGGCTGCGACAGGAAAACCCTGACACTAGCACAGTGGCCTTGTCGGTCACTTTCTCAAGACTTGGTTGCCAAGACATGGCAAACAATTGCTTGGAATTATCCAAATTGACCTTTTCATGACCATAGGTGCCGGCCATACCACAACAACCTAGTGCCACAGACTGGCAATCGGCACCAAAGTGCTTAAAAATGGTGCTCCACTCTTTGCCAGTATTGGGCTTAGCGGTGGATTCGGTGCAGTGGCTAAACCAGGTAAAACGCTTATCCGTCGCCGGTAAACTGGGCACTTGCTTTATGGCATCAATGAGCCATTCATTGGCGAGTTTCACCTCAAAATCACCCCGACTTTTGCCGAGTATTTCATGGTATTCGTCCCGATAACACAAGACCAGGGCAGGATCTAAGCCCACCATGGGCATGCCCAGCGCCTGTAACTGATTGAGGAAATCGGCGCTGGATTGGGCCATCTTGGCAAATTTTTCTAAAAAGCCCTTGATGTGGGTGGGCTTACCGTTAGGTTTGAAGGGCAAAAGCACAGGCTTTAAGCCCATGGCCTCGATAAGGCGAATAAAGTTATGCACCAATTTAGCATTATAGAAACTGTTGAAAGGGTCTTGCACCACCAGCACATATTGGCTGCGCGCATCTTCTGGAATGGCCTGCAACGCCTCTAAATCATAGCCGCGGCTACTGTGGCCATGAAGGCGTTGCTTTAGGGTCGGCACAGATAACGCCGGCGAGTCCACATAACCTAGGGCTTTCTCAATGGCCCAGCGGCTTAATCTATGCTGAGAAGCTAAGTTTATGAGTTTTGGCATGGTCGCCATTAGGGGCAATGCATCTTCAATGCCTGCCACTAAATAATCTTTTGCGGGACGCAAATAACGTTTGTAATAAATATCAAAAAATTGTGCCCTGAACTTAGGTACGTCCACTTTTACTGGACATTGGCTAGAGCAAGACTTACAGGCTAAACACCCCTGTAAGGACTCCATCACTTCGTGGGAGTAGTCATACTCTTGCTGACTCTTGATGGTGTTCTGCGCCCGTTGCAGCCAGCCTAAGGGCTTAGATTTGGCTAAGGCGTTGACATCCACCCCTTCGGCTTCCAGTAGTCTTAACCATTCACGCATTAAGCTAGTGCGGCCTTTGGGGGAATGGATGCGCTCACCTGTCACTTTAAACGAAGGGCACATGGGCGAGTAACTGCTGTAGTTAAAACACAAGCCATTGCCGTTACAGTTCATCACATCGGGGAAGGCTTGCCTTACGTTAATAGGTATTTGTCGGTCAAAGCTGCCGCGCTTGGCGCTGTCCACATTAAACATCAAGGGACCAGTATCTTTTGGGGCCACCAGCTTACCTGGGTTTAAGCGATTATTAGGATCGAACAAGCCTTTGATTTGCTCAAGCACCCCATATAGCTCAGCACCAAATACCGCAGGGCCATATTCACCGCGCACCCCTTTGCCGTGCTCACCCCACATCAGGCCGCCGTATTTAAGGGTGAGCGCCGCCACTTCATCGGAAATTAGCTTAAGAAGTTTTTCATCGTTTTCGTCACACATATCAAGGGCAGGACGCACATGTAATACACCCGCATCCACATGACCAAACATGCCGTATTGCAACTGATGACCATCGAGCAATGCCCTGAATTCCATGATGAAATCGGCTAGGTTCTCAGGGGGCACAGCAGTATCTTCAGCAAAGGCGATGGGCTTACGACTGCCTTTGGTGGCGCCCAACAGCCCCACGGCTTTTTTACGCATGGCATAGATTTGCTCGATACTGGGCTTATCGGCGGTGATTTGAAACCCCACAATGCCGCAGGCTTCTGTCTCAAGCTGCTGCTTGAGCGTCGCTTCAAGGCTGGCAACTTTATCGGCAACCGTTTGCTCGTCACCGGCAAACTCCACCATATTAAGCCCTTCAATCACCTTGTTGGGCACGGCTTGAATGTGTTCACTTACCGAATGCCAAATAATGTCTTCGCGGGCAAGGTTAAGCACTTTGGAGTCGACGGTTTCAACCACGGTGGCCTGGGCCGTCACCAAGGCAGGCGCATGCCGCAGGGCCGACTCGAAGGAGTCGTATTTGATATTGACCATCACCCGAGATTTTGGCAGCGGCGTTAATGACACTTTGGCTTCAGTGATGAACGCCAAGGTGCCTTCTGAGCCGGTTAAAATGCGCGATAAATCAAACTGAGTTAATTCATCATTCCACACGTGCTTGAGATCGTACCCGGTTAAGAAACGGTTTAATTTGGGAAATTGGCGTTCAATCAACTCCCGCTTATCCCGGCACACTTTGGCAATAACATTGCTTATTTCAAGCCCAAGTGGATTGCTATTAGCATTGTTGTTATCAAGCTCAGCTAAGCTTACTGGCGTGGTCGTTAACACACTGCCATCGATTAACACGCTGGTAAGCCCAAGCACATGATCAGAGGTCTTACCGTACACTAAGGAGCCTGCGCCTGAGGCGTCGGTATTGATCATCCCGCCTAAGGTAGCGCGATTTGAGGTGGATAAATCTGGGCTAAAAAAGAACCCGTGTGGGCGCAATGCATCGTTGAAGGCATCTTTGACCACGCCAGTTTGCACTCTTGCCCAACCTTCTTCGGCGTTGATTTCTAATACTTTATTGAAATAACGTGATAAATCAACAATTAACCCATGGGTTAACGACTGACCATTGGTGCCTGTACCACCGCCTCTGGGGCTGAAGGTGACCGCTTGGTATAGAGGGTTTGCCGCTAGCGTGAGCAGCAGGCATAAATCCTGTTGATCCTTAGGGTAAATCACCCCTTGAGGCAAAAATTGGTATACAGAATTGTCCGTTGCCTGAACTAATCGAGCGCTGTAGCGCTTATCTATGTCTCCTTCAAATTCACTTTGCTCGAGTGCATCTAAAAAAGCTAAATAAACAGGTTCTAAGGTTTGTTGATGTGACAGCTGAGGCAACATAATCGATTTTCTGTAAATGATTGTAGTGCCAACATTATAAACAAAAAAAGCCACAATAGAGTGGCTTTTTATAGAAGATTTTTAAGACGATGTTTTCGCGGTTACCTCTTAAAAATCATTATTTCAAGGTTGTTTAACCCTTAGCGTGTTCTTTAGCTAGGTATAACCAGGTATCGATCACTGTATCTGGGTTTAATGATACTGTGTCTATGCCCTGCTCCACTAGCCATGCAGCGAAGTCGGCGTGATCCGATGGACCTTGGCCACAGATCCCCACATAGGCACCTTTGGCTTTTGCCGCTTTGATGGCCATGGCCAACAAGGCTTTAACTGCATCGTTACGTTCATCAAATAAATGACTGATGATGCCTGAATCCCTGTCTAAGCCTAAAGTGAGCTGAGTCAAATCGTTCGAGCCGATAGAGAATCCATCGAAATGCTCAAGGAACTGATCCGCAAGCAAGGCATTAGATGGCAATTCACACATCATGATGACCCGAAGACCATCTTTACCGCGCTCTAAGCCTTCAGCCTTAAGCAAGTCGATGACCTGAGCCGCTTCGCTTACCGTACGTACGAAGGGGATCATGATCTCAACGTTAGTTAAGCCCATCTTGTTACGTACGCGCTTGATGGCTTCACATTCTAATGCGAAACAATCACGGAATGATTCAGAAATGTAGCGGCTAGCACCACGGAAGCCCAGCATAGGGTTCTCTTCTTCTGGCTCATAGCGATCGCCGCCGACCAAGTTTGCGTATTCGTTTGACTTAAAGTCAGACATGCGCACTATGACTTTCTTCGGGTAGAAAGCAGAAGCGATAGTGGCAATACCTTCAACCAGACGGGCAATGTAGTACTCAACCGGTGAGTCATAACCTGCGATCATCTCGTTGATTTCAGTTTGTAGCGCCGCATCTTGCTGATTAAACTCGAGCAAGGCTTTAGGGTGAATACCTATCATGCGGTTGATGATGAACTCTAAACGGGCAAGGCCTACGCCTTCGTTTGGCAGACGAGCAAAATCAAAGGCTCTGTCTGGGTTACCCACGTTCATCATTATTTTCATCGGTAAATCGGGCAATGAATCGACGCGATTGGTGATGATTTCAAAATCTTGCTTACCTGAGTAGATAAATCCTGTGTCGCCTTCGGCACATGACACAGTCACAATATCACCCGTCTTGATGCGGTCAGTGACATCGCCACAACCGACAACCGCTGGCACGCCTAATTCACGAGCGATAATCGCAGCATGGCAAGTACGGCCGCCGCGGTTAGTCACAATCGCGCTAGCGCGCTTCATGATAGGTTCCCAGTCGGGATCTGTCATGTCGGTTACCAGTACATCGCCTGGCTCAATTTGATCCATATCTGCGATTGAAGACAAGACTTTAGCCACGCCAGTACCGATTTTATGACCGATAGCGCGACCTTCGCACATCACAGTGCCCTTGGTCTTGAGGTGATAACGCTCGATAAGTTGCACATCTTCACGGCTACGCACGGTTTCAGGACGCGCCTGAACGATATAAAGCTTGCCATCATTACCGTCTTTTGCCCATTCGATGTCCATTGGACGACCATAATGTTGCTCGATAACCATAGCTTGCTTAGCCAGCTCCATGACTTCAGCATCGTTGATTGAGAACTGACGGCGCTGCTCGCTTGCCACGTCTTCAATCTTAACTTGCTTACCATGAGCGGCATCATCTGAGTAAACCATCTGAATAAGCTTGCTGCCGATATTACGACGCACTACTGCGTCATGGCCTTGGCTTAGAATGGGCTTGTGAACATAAAATTCATCAGGGTTAACCGCGCCCTGCACCACCATTTCACCTAGACCAAATGATGAAGTGATAAACACCACATCATTGTTGCCAGATTCGGTGTCCATGGTGAACATCACCCCGGATGAGGCTTTGTCTGAACGCACCATGCGCTGTACACCGGCCGATAATGCTACGCCGTGGTGCTCGTAGCCTTGGTGTACACGATAAGAAATCGCGCGGTCATTAAATAAGGAAGCATAAACGTGTTTAATGGCCACCAACACAGAGTCGAAGCCTTTTACGTTTAGGAAGGTTTCTTGTTGGCCTGCAAATGAGGCGTCTGGCATGTCTTCTGCTGTGGCTGATGAGCGCACGGCGAAAGAGGCTTCTGTGGTTTCGCTGGCCAATTTCTCGTAAGCTTGGCGAATCGCGGTTTCTAACTCGGGCTGAAACGGGGTGTCGATAACCCACTGTCTGATCTGTGCACCCACTTTAGCAAGTGCTTTGACATCGTCTACATCCAAATTGTTG includes:
- a CDS encoding D-2-hydroxyglutarate dehydrogenase YdiJ, producing the protein MLPQLSHQQTLEPVYLAFLDALEQSEFEGDIDKRYSARLVQATDNSVYQFLPQGVIYPKDQQDLCLLLTLAANPLYQAVTFSPRGGGTGTNGQSLTHGLIVDLSRYFNKVLEINAEEGWARVQTGVVKDAFNDALRPHGFFFSPDLSTSNRATLGGMINTDASGAGSLVYGKTSDHVLGLTSVLIDGSVLTTTPVSLAELDNNNANSNPLGLEISNVIAKVCRDKRELIERQFPKLNRFLTGYDLKHVWNDELTQFDLSRILTGSEGTLAFITEAKVSLTPLPKSRVMVNIKYDSFESALRHAPALVTAQATVVETVDSKVLNLAREDIIWHSVSEHIQAVPNKVIEGLNMVEFAGDEQTVADKVASLEATLKQQLETEACGIVGFQITADKPSIEQIYAMRKKAVGLLGATKGSRKPIAFAEDTAVPPENLADFIMEFRALLDGHQLQYGMFGHVDAGVLHVRPALDMCDENDEKLLKLISDEVAALTLKYGGLMWGEHGKGVRGEYGPAVFGAELYGVLEQIKGLFDPNNRLNPGKLVAPKDTGPLMFNVDSAKRGSFDRQIPINVRQAFPDVMNCNGNGLCFNYSSYSPMCPSFKVTGERIHSPKGRTSLMREWLRLLEAEGVDVNALAKSKPLGWLQRAQNTIKSQQEYDYSHEVMESLQGCLACKSCSSQCPVKVDVPKFRAQFFDIYYKRYLRPAKDYLVAGIEDALPLMATMPKLINLASQHRLSRWAIEKALGYVDSPALSVPTLKQRLHGHSSRGYDLEALQAIPEDARSQYVLVVQDPFNSFYNAKLVHNFIRLIEAMGLKPVLLPFKPNGKPTHIKGFLEKFAKMAQSSADFLNQLQALGMPMVGLDPALVLCYRDEYHEILGKSRGDFEVKLANEWLIDAIKQVPSLPATDKRFTWFSHCTESTAKPNTGKEWSTIFKHFGADCQSVALGCCGMAGTYGHEKVNLDNSKQLFAMSWQPSLEKVTDKATVLVSGFSCRSQVKRFAEFAPKHPVEALLELVNQAQA
- a CDS encoding DUF1285 domain-containing protein; this translates as MTEPKPVKQDKPKLKQETPEQAKLQAQTSESGERALRQFLPEHVPLCDDLSQAPLFDIDGEGNWHYLSSPLPAKFAKLFASILYCIEGQHYLITPVEKLRVQLVASPLVMVDYEVIEGDKLKFISSIGIEYSVLIRDIDIKHDGIHLPLARGLTARLGRACYYRYINEFIVNASQDTGLMGS
- a CDS encoding MarR family winged helix-turn-helix transcriptional regulator, whose product is MKRSESLTYLITHLNHGLQNELDSRLKRYQLDTKLWPVLFALWQEEGLSQTELSKRCDVANYTMTRLLDQLQVLGFITRHQEEDNRRAFQIFLTDPGKALESDLTLEAERVDELYLSQLSPIEQQNLMALLNKMNQ
- a CDS encoding glutaredoxin family protein — translated: MFVIRWILGRIILLLNAVFAPKPLTRTAEAQAHVAQKSQALSLYQYPACPFCVKVRRTMRRQNLPIQTVNAKQDEHKQVLVNHGGKLQVPCLRIEKDGQVQWLYESSTIINYLNDEFA
- a CDS encoding glycoside hydrolase family 15 protein, which gives rise to MTGLTITTKKSQLSVLVASALLSTSIALSGCTPDAPSALSENSALSENSVLSETWAPGAPGAEPTWAFAGKTGIGTAYEPYVDGKYQAQAANPVSKVWFSVAQGILTETMYGLIHNAQLKELQFVMTGKGFIDTEKDHTTSSIEYLHQDDQGRPQSLAYKITNKDIEGKYQIEKHIFTNPDNDSLMMKVIFTAFEAGITPHLYVNPHIDNSGANDSATIEDGALIAQTLAADSTVMTVKTSTEFVSASAGFVGVSDGLSDLMDNGKLDWRYTNTGKQAGNVALTAQYPELTMNTPLEFDLVIGFAADKASSLATANASLAQGSDAVLSAYLGNDSHLGWKDYLASLSPLDAMSRSTTDNGKLLYASALVLKAQEDKTHAGALIASLSNPWGDSVSAKVGSTGYKAVWPRDFYQCAMAFLAMGDTQTPKVAFEYLKKVQVTKDTKGYSGTPGWFLQKTHVDGEIEWVGVQLDQTAMPIMLGWKLWQAGVFTDAEISHWYHSMLKPAADFLVNGGKVKLDWNDTHITTPSTQQERWEEQLGFSPSTTAAVIAGLVAASDIGALAKDEQAQQYLEFAKKLEAKLETQMVTQNGLLGQESEIDANTEKNHSEIDKPAPYYVRISPQGDPNTAIKLLDNNGKPGLDQRLILDAGFLELVRYGVRDAKDPIIANSLALVDLELEDNLRLKYLFSAKDGSTVPGYRRYGNDGYGEDTQTGLSYAENGNTADQRGRVWPFFTGERGHYELALALSGTLVDGKLDAQRKQALINTYVQGMETFANEGLMLPEQVWDGVGNSTRYGYRLGQGTNSATPLAWTHAEYVKLVRSMTDEALWDHYPKVSATFSK
- the ppsA gene encoding phosphoenolpyruvate synthase, whose protein sequence is MQQYILWYQELGMGDVDKVGGKNASLGEMISNLANAGVQVPGGFATTSHAFNEFLEQSGVNQKIYDVLNNLDVDDVKALAKVGAQIRQWVIDTPFQPELETAIRQAYEKLASETTEASFAVRSSATAEDMPDASFAGQQETFLNVKGFDSVLVAIKHVYASLFNDRAISYRVHQGYEHHGVALSAGVQRMVRSDKASSGVMFTMDTESGNNDVVFITSSFGLGEMVVQGAVNPDEFYVHKPILSQGHDAVVRRNIGSKLIQMVYSDDAAHGKQVKIEDVASEQRRQFSINDAEVMELAKQAMVIEQHYGRPMDIEWAKDGNDGKLYIVQARPETVRSREDVQLIERYHLKTKGTVMCEGRAIGHKIGTGVAKVLSSIADMDQIEPGDVLVTDMTDPDWEPIMKRASAIVTNRGGRTCHAAIIARELGVPAVVGCGDVTDRIKTGDIVTVSCAEGDTGFIYSGKQDFEIITNRVDSLPDLPMKIMMNVGNPDRAFDFARLPNEGVGLARLEFIINRMIGIHPKALLEFNQQDAALQTEINEMIAGYDSPVEYYIARLVEGIATIASAFYPKKVIVRMSDFKSNEYANLVGGDRYEPEEENPMLGFRGASRYISESFRDCFALECEAIKRVRNKMGLTNVEIMIPFVRTVSEAAQVIDLLKAEGLERGKDGLRVIMMCELPSNALLADQFLEHFDGFSIGSNDLTQLTLGLDRDSGIISHLFDERNDAVKALLAMAIKAAKAKGAYVGICGQGPSDHADFAAWLVEQGIDTVSLNPDTVIDTWLYLAKEHAKG